The genomic window CCCGCGCGTGGCGCGCGAGCGCGGGGTCGACGAGCGGAAAAGCGACTTCGACGCGCCGGAAGAAATTCCTCGGCATCCAGTCGGCCGACGAGAGATAGACCTCGGGCCGGCCACCGTTTTCGAAGAGGAAGATGCGGCTGTGCTCGAGGAACCGCCCGACCACCGACGTCACCCGGATGTTCTCGGAGATGCGCTCGAGATGCGGCCGGAGACAGCAGACGCCGCGAACGGCGAGATCGACCGGCACGCCGGCCTGCGACGCCTCGTAGAGCGCCCGGATCACGCCCGGATCGAGCAGCGCGTTCATCTTGGCTTTGATGCCGGATGGCCGTCCTTCGCGCGCGTTCTTCGTTTCCCGCTCGATCCACTCGACGGTCCGGCGATGCAGGTCGCGCGGAGCGATTACGAGGCGCTGGTACGAGGCGCGCAGCGAGCATCCCGTCAGGGAGTTGAACAGCTCGGTCGCGTCGTCGCCGAACTCCGGGCGGGCCGTCAGCAGCGCGAGATCCGTGTAGACCTTCGCGGTGAGCGAGTTGTAGTTCCCCGTCGAAAGATGAACGTACCGGCGGATCTCGTCTTTCTCCCGGCGGACGACGAGCGCGATCTTGGCGTGGGTTTTCAGCCCCACCACGCCGTAGACGACGTGGACGCCCGCCTCTTCGAGCGCCTTCGCCCACTCGATGTTGTTCTCCTCGTCGAACCGGGCCTTCAGCTCGACGAGCACGGCGACCTGTTTCCCCTGCTCGGCGGCGCGGATCAACGAACGGATGAACGGCGAGTCGGCGTTCGTGCGGTAGAGCGTCATCTTGATCGCGAGGACCTTCGGATCCGACGCCGCGCGGTCGATCAGCTCGATCGCCGGGGAAAGGGAGTCGTACGGGTGGTGCAGGAGGATGTCGCCCTCGCGGATCGCGGCGAAGAGGTCTCCCCCGAGGACCAGGCACGACGGGACGGCCGGGGTGAAGGGCGCGTCCTTCAGCTCCTTGCGGTCGAGCCGGCTGAGCGCGAGCAGATCGCCCGCTCCGAGCGGCCCCGACACCTCATAGACGTCCTCATCATGGATCTCGAGCTGCTTGATGAGGAGCTTCCGGACTTTCTTCGGCGTTCGCGGCGCGACCTCGAGCCGCACGA from Thermoanaerobaculia bacterium includes these protein-coding regions:
- the ppk1 gene encoding polyphosphate kinase 1, which encodes FDPGHPFPFLSNLSLNVAAELKNPETGAVRFARVKVPPTLPRLVPLRRIVLGKKKLDPEHADFVFLEDLIQANLPDLFPGMTVVSSYLFRVTRDADIEIQEDEAGDLRATIEHEVRQRRFGAVVRLEVAPRTPKKVRKLLIKQLEIHDEDVYEVSGPLGAGDLLALSRLDRKELKDAPFTPAVPSCLVLGGDLFAAIREGDILLHHPYDSLSPAIELIDRAASDPKVLAIKMTLYRTNADSPFIRSLIRAAEQGKQVAVLVELKARFDEENNIEWAKALEEAGVHVVYGVVGLKTHAKIALVVRREKDEIRRYVHLSTGNYNSLTAKVYTDLALLTARPEFGDDATELFNSLTGCSLRASYQRLVIAPRDLHRRTVEWIERETKNAREGRPSGIKAKMNALLDPGVIRALYEASQAGVPVDLAVRGVCCLRPHLERISENIRVTSVVGRFLEHSRIFLFENGGRPEVYLSSADWMPRNFFRRVEVAFPLVDPALARHAREILEDSLRDTARARELENDGTYSRVAAADDRCFDSQANFLEEARRRTQRAIEQLRRGPFAEEEPAEGGEAPEVAGSEKVAG